From a single Helicovermis profundi genomic region:
- the galU gene encoding UTP--glucose-1-phosphate uridylyltransferase GalU, producing the protein MKVKKAIIPAAGFGTRLLPATKAIPKEMIPIVDKPAIQYIVEEAINSGIEEILIINGRNKDSIENHFDISYELESVLREKNKTKLLKISEDISNMANIHFVRQKEAKGLGHAVLCAKAFVGDEPFAVLLGDDIVDNDYPCLKQLMDVYEKYESSVIGVQTVNRDQVDKYGIIDAEKIDERTYKVKDMVEKPDIESAPSNVAVLGRYVLDSEIFNILEKVEPGKGGEIQLTDGIRELMKSKDVYAYDFLGTRYDTGDKLGFIKATIELGLKHEEIKDNLKEYLSLLAKKL; encoded by the coding sequence ATGAAAGTTAAAAAAGCTATAATACCAGCTGCTGGATTTGGAACAAGATTACTGCCAGCAACAAAAGCAATTCCAAAGGAAATGATTCCAATTGTTGATAAACCAGCTATACAATATATAGTTGAAGAGGCTATTAATTCTGGTATTGAAGAAATACTTATAATAAATGGAAGAAATAAAGATTCAATAGAAAATCATTTTGATATATCATATGAACTTGAAAGCGTTTTAAGAGAAAAAAATAAAACAAAGCTCTTAAAGATTTCTGAAGATATTTCAAATATGGCTAATATACACTTTGTTAGACAAAAGGAAGCAAAAGGATTAGGTCATGCAGTGCTTTGTGCAAAGGCATTTGTAGGTGATGAGCCATTTGCTGTTCTTCTTGGGGATGATATTGTAGATAATGATTATCCTTGTTTGAAGCAATTAATGGATGTATATGAAAAGTACGAATCTTCAGTAATTGGAGTACAAACGGTAAATAGAGATCAAGTTGATAAATATGGAATAATTGATGCAGAAAAAATTGACGAAAGGACATATAAAGTAAAAGATATGGTTGAAAAACCAGATATTGAATCTGCACCATCTAACGTGGCTGTACTTGGAAGATATGTACTAGATTCAGAGATTTTTAATATATTAGAAAAAGTAGAACCAGGAAAAGGCGGAGAAATTCAATTAACTGACGGTATACGTGAACTTATGAAAAGTAAAGATGTATATGCTTACGATTTTCTTGGAACAAGATATGATACTGGTGATAAATTAGGCTTTATTAAAGCAACCATTGAACTAGGATTAAAACATGAAGAAATTAAAGACAATTTAAAAGAATACCTAAGTTTATTAGCAAAAAAATTATAA
- a CDS encoding Crp/Fnr family transcriptional regulator gives MNITVVIPTYWGRSKDEKWKEGDAVYDHPTYLNGEDTLGRTLESMKTLENNQFKLIIPVCPTSDEVEEEAEERVMEIVKKADLSFPTYLFTQKNLREIKKLLKEKGLSERTNSLLNLKGYSNVRNMCLYSSHILGSDVTILIDDDEVFEKPKYIDMAVEYIGKRIYGKGIYGVAGYYLNKYNEFYDDVDIVPWMTYWNRFGSKTKAFDKIIGCDPRIKVTPFAFGGAMVIHKNLLQIVPFDPDVTRGEDIDYLINAKMFGFDFFLDNKLSIKHLPPKKNHPIWKRFREDIYRFLYEQTKIRSQYEVNNMTKVTSKDFEPYPGDFLSDDLEDKIYKTNVLLALEYLSDGDVEGCKESLKNIYLSKYEAIPKKDPFTEYRRKQKDWVELINVTINERMNVRRIIEGNNLTRIEYKIDSEKYKNISKRVIIDNLKKFDDFKQFDDDEMKIFSTITNMRAYNESGVIFKEGQTDLELFLVMSGCIRILEHNNKKEEIVLANVCTGGVIGETFMVKTMYNVTGVANEFTEVMVLKKADLMKLIQTNPVLGNKLLLVFLDRLYYKLNRSNIQYKEKIIQEESLSEIE, from the coding sequence ATGAATATAACTGTTGTAATACCTACCTATTGGGGGCGTAGTAAAGATGAAAAATGGAAAGAAGGAGATGCTGTATATGATCATCCCACGTATTTAAATGGAGAAGATACTTTAGGGAGAACTCTTGAAAGTATGAAAACTCTTGAAAATAATCAATTTAAATTAATTATTCCAGTTTGTCCTACATCAGATGAAGTTGAAGAAGAAGCAGAAGAAAGAGTTATGGAAATTGTTAAAAAAGCAGATTTATCTTTTCCAACATACTTATTTACGCAAAAAAATCTTAGAGAAATAAAAAAATTATTAAAAGAAAAGGGTTTAAGTGAAAGGACTAATAGTTTACTTAATTTAAAAGGCTATTCGAATGTAAGAAATATGTGTTTATATTCTTCGCATATATTGGGTTCTGATGTAACCATATTAATAGATGATGATGAAGTTTTTGAGAAACCTAAATATATTGATATGGCAGTTGAATATATTGGTAAAAGGATTTACGGAAAAGGAATATACGGTGTAGCAGGATATTATCTAAATAAATATAATGAGTTTTATGATGATGTTGATATAGTACCATGGATGACCTATTGGAATAGATTTGGTTCAAAAACGAAAGCTTTTGATAAAATTATTGGGTGTGACCCAAGAATTAAAGTAACTCCATTTGCTTTTGGAGGAGCTATGGTTATTCATAAAAACTTGCTTCAAATAGTGCCTTTTGATCCAGATGTAACAAGAGGAGAGGATATAGATTATTTAATTAATGCAAAAATGTTTGGATTTGATTTTTTCTTAGATAATAAATTAAGTATTAAGCATTTACCACCAAAGAAAAATCACCCTATTTGGAAAAGATTTAGAGAAGATATATATAGATTTTTATATGAGCAAACTAAAATTAGATCTCAATATGAAGTAAATAATATGACAAAAGTTACTTCAAAGGATTTTGAACCTTATCCTGGTGATTTTTTATCGGATGATTTAGAAGATAAAATTTATAAAACAAATGTATTACTAGCTTTAGAGTATTTATCAGATGGTGATGTTGAAGGTTGTAAGGAATCTTTAAAAAATATCTATTTAAGTAAATATGAAGCTATTCCAAAAAAAGATCCATTTACAGAGTATAGAAGGAAACAGAAAGATTGGGTTGAATTAATAAATGTAACAATAAATGAAAGAATGAATGTTAGAAGGATTATTGAAGGTAATAATCTTACAAGGATTGAGTATAAAATCGATAGTGAAAAATATAAGAATATTTCAAAAAGAGTTATAATTGATAATCTCAAAAAATTTGATGACTTTAAACAGTTTGATGATGATGAGATGAAAATCTTCTCTACAATAACTAATATGAGAGCCTATAATGAAAGTGGAGTCATTTTTAAAGAAGGACAAACTGATTTAGAATTATTCTTAGTAATGAGTGGATGTATTAGAATATTAGAACATAACAATAAAAAAGAAGAAATTGTTCTTGCAAATGTTTGTACAGGAGGAGTTATTGGAGAAACATTTATGGTCAAAACAATGTATAATGTAACTGGTGTTGCAAATGAATTTACTGAAGTTATGGTTTTAAAGAAAGCTGACCTAATGAAATTAATACAGACGAATCCTGTGTTAGGCAATAAATTATTACTTGTATTTTTGGATAGATTATACTATAAATTAAATAGGAGTAATATTCAGTATAAAGAAAAAATTATTCAAGAAGAGAGTTTATCTGAAATTGAATAA
- a CDS encoding glycosyltransferase family 4 protein: protein MRILIINHFPLEGSGSGIYTKNLARELSEMGHKVKVIYPEHTKTESKSFDSRVILFKYNGNTDYDLDYNFPCFTSHPRSNNTYYDLTDKQLKDYVDTFVKVTKDEVEKFKPDIIHAQHLWIAPYAASLTNIPYIVTAHGTDLKGFVKDKRYHKYALEGAKNASKIITISNQVDEEVTKLYGIKSDKKALIQNGYDENLFLLKNMNKNKKLEEFGVNVCTEHVVSFAGKLTHFKGVDVLLKAAKIYEKEVEGNVITLIAGNGELYESLNNLRDKLNLEHIYFLGHINQEQLVDMYNIADVSTVPSRTEPFGLVAIEALACGTPVVGTNQGGLPDFITDKVGKLVPVDDDMALAEAIINELKRNDKFERSLNCSNYAKDNFSWKHSITEVENLYKKTIGIK from the coding sequence ATGAGAATACTTATAATTAATCATTTTCCGCTTGAAGGCTCAGGAAGTGGAATATACACAAAAAATTTAGCGAGAGAACTTAGTGAAATGGGGCATAAAGTTAAGGTGATTTATCCTGAACATACAAAAACTGAATCTAAATCATTTGATTCAAGAGTAATATTATTTAAATATAATGGAAATACAGATTATGATCTTGATTATAATTTTCCATGTTTTACTTCACATCCAAGAAGCAATAATACTTATTATGATTTAACGGATAAACAATTAAAAGATTATGTTGATACATTTGTTAAAGTAACAAAAGATGAGGTTGAAAAATTCAAACCAGATATTATTCATGCTCAGCATTTGTGGATTGCACCGTATGCTGCGTCACTTACTAATATTCCGTATATAGTAACAGCTCACGGAACAGATTTAAAGGGATTTGTAAAAGATAAGAGATATCATAAGTATGCTCTAGAAGGTGCTAAAAATGCTTCTAAGATAATTACTATTTCGAATCAAGTAGATGAAGAAGTAACAAAACTCTATGGAATAAAGAGTGATAAAAAAGCACTTATACAAAATGGATATGACGAAAATCTATTTTTACTAAAAAATATGAATAAAAATAAAAAATTAGAAGAATTTGGAGTGAATGTATGTACTGAACATGTTGTATCTTTTGCAGGAAAATTAACTCATTTTAAAGGTGTTGACGTTCTCTTAAAAGCTGCAAAAATTTATGAAAAAGAAGTAGAGGGTAATGTAATTACGCTTATTGCAGGTAATGGAGAACTCTATGAAAGTTTAAATAATTTAAGAGATAAATTAAATCTTGAACATATTTATTTTTTAGGTCATATAAATCAAGAGCAATTAGTTGATATGTATAACATTGCTGATGTAAGTACAGTTCCTTCAAGAACAGAGCCGTTTGGATTAGTAGCTATAGAAGCGCTGGCTTGTGGAACTCCTGTAGTTGGAACAAATCAAGGAGGATTACCAGATTTTATTACTGATAAGGTTGGAAAACTTGTTCCTGTAGATGATGATATGGCACTTGCAGAAGCAATCATAAATGAATTAAAAAGGAATGATAAATTTGAAAGAAGTCTTAATTGCAGTAACTATGCAAAAGATAATTTTTCTTGGAAGCATTCGATAACAGAAGTTGAAAATTTATACAAAAAGACTATTGGTATAAAATAA
- a CDS encoding lytic transglycosylase domain-containing protein, translated as MNTKKLLFFMIGILSLAIIGLSFSTNYYLKKYKVEINNQSVLNNTIVEVKNENIKLITQIAKLDGELKSKDALIDQVSKYKDYLNVDSDLNDYLDQAKEISDGTPLDFNTSMILLSYAKKYNLKPSLILSMIDHESNFNQWEVGKAEDRGYMQIIPSTEKWLAEDYGNKIGIEYDPDKIFDPDYNIGLAAVYLNVLKKAYGSDYNRILSEYNRGPYGLAKYYNKNKTYETSYSKIILKNEKKYLAYNK; from the coding sequence GTGAATACTAAAAAATTATTGTTTTTTATGATTGGGATACTAAGCTTAGCAATTATCGGACTCTCATTTTCAACAAACTATTATTTGAAAAAGTATAAAGTAGAAATTAATAATCAAAGTGTACTAAATAATACTATTGTTGAAGTTAAAAATGAAAATATTAAATTGATAACGCAAATTGCTAAATTAGATGGGGAATTAAAATCAAAAGATGCTTTAATAGATCAAGTTTCAAAGTATAAGGATTACTTAAATGTAGATTCAGATTTAAATGATTATTTAGATCAGGCGAAAGAAATTTCGGATGGAACACCGTTAGATTTTAATACCTCAATGATATTGCTTAGTTATGCTAAAAAATATAATCTTAAACCATCTTTAATATTATCAATGATTGATCATGAAAGTAACTTTAATCAATGGGAAGTTGGGAAAGCGGAAGATAGAGGTTATATGCAAATAATACCTTCAACGGAAAAATGGTTAGCAGAGGATTATGGCAATAAAATTGGAATTGAATATGATCCTGATAAAATATTTGATCCTGATTACAATATTGGACTTGCAGCAGTATATCTAAATGTATTAAAAAAAGCTTATGGTAGTGATTATAATAGAATTCTATCTGAATATAATAGAGGTCCTTATGGCTTAGCTAAATATTATAATAAAAATAAAACCTATGAAACATCATATTCAAAAATTATTCTTAAAAACGAAAAAAAATATTTAGCATATAATAAATAA